A window of the Oncorhynchus gorbuscha isolate QuinsamMale2020 ecotype Even-year unplaced genomic scaffold, OgorEven_v1.0 Un_scaffold_1924, whole genome shotgun sequence genome harbors these coding sequences:
- the LOC124024552 gene encoding troponin I, fast skeletal muscle-like produces the protein MSDKKMTASRRNYLKSLMLQIAAGLLEAEAVEAEAEKARYMKENCPAPEFLVCMAELTDLCKKLHQKIERVDEERYDMSTKVTKSEKEVEDLKMKVVELNGKFRKPVLKKVRMSADAMLQALLGSKHKVSMDLRANLKQVKKEVKEEDKDAVGDWRKNIEDKSDRKKMFETHKE, from the exons ATGTCTGA TAAAAAGATGACAGCGAGCCGTAGGAACTACCTGAAG AGCTTGATGCTCCAGATCGCTGCCGGCTTGCTCGAGGCTGAGGCGGTCGAGGCTGAGGCAGAGAAGGCCAGGTACATGAAGGAGAACTGCCCTGCCCCTGAGTTCTTGGTATGCATGGCAGAGCTCACG GACTTGTGCAAGAAGCTCCATCAGAAGATCGAGAGGGTTGATGAGGAGAGATATGACATGTCAACCAAGGTGACCAAGTccgagaaggag GTTGAGGACTTGAAGATGAAGGTAGTTGAACTGAATGGTAAGTTCAGGAAGCCCGTCCTGAAGAAAGTCCGCATGTCTGCTGATGCTATGCTCCAGGCTCTGCTGGGCTCCAAACACAAGGTGTCCATGGACCTGAGGGCCAACCTGAAGCAAGTCAAGAAGGAGGTCAAGGAAGAG gacAAAGATGCTGTGGGAGACTGGCGTAAGAACATCGAAGACAAATCAGACAGGAAGAAGATGTTTGAGACTCATAAGGAGTAG
- the LOC124024551 gene encoding troponin I, fast skeletal muscle-like produces the protein MSEKKMSSSRKHHLKSLMLQIAQELIAEEEAQSLEDRKQYMSENITPLQLTGSIAELQDLCKKMHQKIDVIDEERYDLGSKVGKSDKEIEDLQIKVQDLKGKFKKPVLKKVRMSADAMLQALLGSKHKVSMDLRANLKQVKKEVKEEDKESVGDWRKNIEDKSDRKKMFETTKE, from the exons ATGTCTGA GAAAAAGATGTCATCGAGCCGCAAGCATCATCTGAAG AGCCTGATGCTCCAGATCGCCCAGGAACTGATAGCGGAAGAGGAAGCCCAGTCTTTAGAGGACAGGAAGCAGTACATGAGCGAAAATATCACTCCTCTGCAGCTCACAGGATCCATTGCAGAACTCCAG GACCTGTGTAAGAAGATGCACCAGAAGATTGATGTGATAGATGAGGAGAGATACGACCTGGGCAGCAAAGTTGGCAAAAGTGacaaagag atTGAGGATCTGCAGATTAAAGTACAGGACCTGAAGGGCAAGTTCAAGAAGCCCGTCCTGAAGAAAGTCCGCATGTCTGCTGATGCTATGCTCCAGGCTCTGCTGGGCTCCAAACACAAGGTGTCCATGGACCTGAGGGCCAACCTGAAGCAAGTCAAGAAGGAGGTCAAGGAAGAG GACAAAGAATCTGTGGGTGACTGGCGTAAGAACATCGAAGACAAATCAGACAGGAAGAAGATGTTTGAGACTACTAAGGAGTAG